One Kribbella sp. NBC_00662 genomic region harbors:
- a CDS encoding GrpB family protein has translation MPFPDELGPAVNVVDYNPEWPSEFTHLAARLQAALGDRAVAIDHVGSTSVPGLAAKNCIDAQVRVTALSTELVELLENAGFRCRPEPWNHLEISNGHRCDKLVFAPPIGERATNVHVRLLNGPNTRYALLFRDYLRANDTARQTWGAFKQRLAQSVPDIFDYGQIKAPATDLLMTSAEHWAAHTGWTI, from the coding sequence ATGCCTTTCCCCGACGAGCTCGGCCCTGCTGTGAATGTCGTCGACTACAACCCTGAGTGGCCCAGTGAGTTCACCCACCTCGCCGCACGATTGCAGGCAGCGTTGGGAGATCGAGCTGTAGCCATCGATCACGTCGGCTCGACCTCGGTCCCTGGCCTGGCCGCGAAGAATTGCATCGACGCCCAGGTCCGGGTGACCGCACTCTCGACCGAGCTGGTCGAACTGCTCGAGAACGCAGGCTTCCGCTGCCGCCCGGAACCCTGGAACCACCTCGAAATCTCCAACGGCCACCGCTGCGACAAGCTCGTCTTCGCTCCACCCATCGGCGAGCGCGCAACAAACGTCCACGTCCGCCTGCTCAACGGCCCCAACACCCGCTACGCCCTCCTCTTCCGCGACTACCTGCGCGCCAACGACACCGCCCGCCAAACCTGGGGCGCCTTCAAACAACGCCTGGCCCAATCCGTCCCCGACATCTTCGACTACGGCCAGATCAAAGCCCCCGCCACCGACCTCCTCATGACCTCAGCCGAACACTGGGCCGCTCACACCGGCTGGACCATCTGA
- a CDS encoding papain-like cysteine protease family protein gives MRRLRPSRSWSLLLATILGLATLAPLAPPASAAPSSYYLNVSGQAQQKSNWCWAATGNSIAAFYGRSYSQNQFCNLAFGNNANATCPNNQATLANDQQAFRSIGISAGSYISGTLSFNTLVTEIAAGRPVMTRIGWSSGGGHMMDIIGYDASDSTLEYYNPWPDDPRYNYSTYNWYRSNSQFTWTHSLYRIGA, from the coding sequence ATGCGCAGGCTCCGCCCCAGCCGCTCCTGGTCGTTGCTCTTGGCCACGATCCTCGGGCTCGCGACGCTGGCCCCGCTGGCACCGCCCGCCTCGGCCGCGCCCAGCAGCTACTACCTGAACGTCTCCGGCCAGGCCCAGCAGAAGTCGAACTGGTGCTGGGCGGCGACCGGCAACAGCATCGCCGCGTTCTACGGCCGGTCGTACTCGCAGAACCAGTTCTGCAACCTGGCCTTCGGCAACAACGCGAACGCGACCTGCCCGAACAACCAGGCCACGCTGGCGAACGACCAGCAGGCATTCCGCTCGATCGGGATCAGCGCCGGCAGCTACATCTCCGGCACGCTCAGCTTCAACACGCTCGTCACCGAGATCGCTGCCGGCCGCCCGGTGATGACGCGGATCGGCTGGTCCTCGGGCGGCGGGCACATGATGGACATCATCGGGTACGACGCCTCGGACTCGACGCTCGAGTACTACAACCCGTGGCCGGACGACCCGCGCTACAACTACTCGACGTACAACTGGTACCGGTCCAACTCGCAGTTCACCTGGACGCACTCCCTGTACCGGATCGGAGCCTGA
- a CDS encoding bifunctional (p)ppGpp synthetase/guanosine-3',5'-bis(diphosphate) 3'-pyrophosphohydrolase: MLEPLFRVVRATHPKADLGLIERAYRTAEKYHTGQLRKSGDAYITHPLAVATILAELGMTAPTLCAAVLHDTVEDTPYTVEELTRDFGEEIAMLVDGVTKLDKVKYGESAQAETIRKMVVAMSKDIRVLVIKLADRLHNMRTLGFLRQEKQERIARETLEIYAPLAHRLGMNTIKWELEDLAFSTLHPKVYDEIVRLVAERAPSRDEYLASVIDQVHEDLRAAKVKATVTGRPKHYYSIYQKMIVRGREFGDIYDLVGIRVLVESVRDCYAALGILHARWNPVPGRFKDYIAMPKFNMYQSLHTTVIGPQGKPVELQIRSFAMHRRAEYGIAAHWKYKEDPSSVAPATPTTDVGGPNDMPWVRQLVDWQRETSDPSEFLDSLRFEINNSEVYVFTPRGDVMSLPTGSSPVDFAYAIHTEVGHRCIGARVNGRLVPLESTLENGDVVEVFTSKAQGAGPSRDWLTFVKSPRARNKIKHWFSKERRDEAIEHGKDAIAKQLRKEGLPLQRLLSHETLTAVANSLRYPDVTGLYAAVGEQHVSAQAVVRRLIETYGGEEGAAEDLSEGVRLPASRERRKRTARGDAGVIVKGATDVLSKLARCCTPVPGDEIIGWITRGAGVSVHRADCANVENLKTQPERIVEVEWAPTAQSVFLVAIQVEALDRARLLSDITRVLSDYHVNILSAALTTTRDRIAKSRFTFEMGDPTHLGHVLKAVRSVEGVFDVYRVTQ; the protein is encoded by the coding sequence ATGCTCGAGCCGCTGTTCCGGGTCGTCCGCGCGACGCACCCCAAGGCCGACCTCGGGCTGATCGAGCGCGCCTACCGGACCGCGGAGAAGTACCACACCGGCCAGTTGCGCAAGAGCGGCGACGCGTACATCACGCATCCGCTCGCCGTCGCCACGATCCTCGCCGAGCTCGGTATGACGGCGCCGACGCTGTGCGCCGCCGTACTGCACGACACCGTCGAGGACACGCCGTACACGGTCGAGGAGCTGACCCGCGACTTCGGCGAAGAGATCGCCATGCTCGTCGACGGCGTCACCAAGCTGGACAAGGTCAAGTACGGCGAGTCCGCGCAGGCCGAGACGATCCGCAAGATGGTCGTCGCGATGTCGAAGGACATCCGGGTCCTGGTGATCAAGCTCGCCGACCGGCTGCACAACATGCGCACGCTAGGGTTCCTGCGGCAGGAGAAGCAGGAGCGGATCGCCCGCGAGACGCTGGAGATCTACGCCCCGCTGGCCCACCGGCTCGGTATGAACACGATCAAGTGGGAGCTCGAGGACCTCGCGTTCTCGACCCTGCACCCGAAGGTGTACGACGAGATCGTCCGGCTGGTCGCCGAGCGCGCGCCGTCCCGCGACGAGTACCTGGCCTCCGTGATCGACCAGGTCCACGAGGACCTGCGCGCCGCCAAGGTGAAGGCGACCGTCACCGGCCGCCCGAAGCACTACTACTCGATCTACCAGAAGATGATCGTCCGCGGCCGCGAGTTCGGCGACATCTACGACCTGGTCGGCATCCGGGTCCTGGTCGAGTCGGTCCGCGACTGTTACGCCGCGCTGGGCATACTGCACGCGCGGTGGAACCCGGTCCCCGGCCGGTTCAAGGACTACATCGCGATGCCGAAGTTCAACATGTACCAGTCGCTGCACACCACCGTGATCGGCCCGCAGGGCAAGCCGGTGGAGCTGCAGATCCGCTCGTTCGCGATGCACCGCCGCGCGGAGTACGGCATCGCCGCGCACTGGAAGTACAAGGAAGACCCGAGCTCCGTCGCGCCCGCCACCCCGACCACTGATGTCGGCGGGCCGAACGACATGCCCTGGGTCCGCCAGCTCGTCGACTGGCAGCGGGAGACCTCCGACCCGTCGGAGTTCCTCGACTCGCTGCGGTTCGAGATCAACAACTCCGAGGTCTACGTCTTCACCCCGCGCGGCGACGTGATGTCGCTGCCGACCGGTTCGTCACCGGTCGACTTCGCGTACGCGATCCACACCGAGGTCGGGCACCGCTGTATCGGCGCCCGCGTCAACGGCCGCCTGGTGCCGCTGGAGAGCACCCTCGAGAACGGTGACGTCGTCGAGGTCTTCACGTCGAAGGCGCAGGGCGCGGGTCCGTCGCGTGACTGGCTGACGTTCGTCAAGAGCCCTCGCGCGCGGAACAAGATCAAGCACTGGTTCTCCAAGGAGCGCCGCGACGAGGCGATCGAGCACGGCAAGGACGCGATCGCGAAGCAGCTCCGCAAGGAGGGCCTGCCGCTGCAGCGCCTGCTGTCGCACGAGACCCTGACCGCCGTCGCCAACTCCCTGCGGTATCCGGATGTCACCGGCCTGTACGCCGCCGTCGGCGAGCAGCACGTCAGCGCACAAGCCGTCGTACGGCGTCTGATCGAGACGTACGGCGGCGAGGAGGGCGCGGCCGAGGATCTGTCCGAGGGCGTGCGGCTGCCCGCGAGTCGTGAGCGCCGCAAGCGCACGGCCCGCGGCGACGCCGGCGTCATCGTCAAGGGTGCGACGGACGTGCTGTCGAAGCTGGCGCGCTGCTGTACGCCGGTTCCGGGCGACGAGATCATCGGGTGGATCACGCGCGGGGCGGGCGTCTCGGTGCACCGGGCCGACTGCGCCAACGTGGAAAACCTGAAGACCCAGCCCGAGCGCATCGTCGAGGTCGAATGGGCGCCGACCGCTCAGTCCGTCTTCCTGGTCGCCATCCAGGTCGAGGCGCTCGACCGGGCGCGCTTGCTGTCGGACATCACCCGCGTGCTGTCGGACTACCACGTGAACATCCTGTCCGCGGCGCTCACCACGACACGTGACCGCATAGCGAAGTCGCGCTTCACCTTCGAGATGGGCGATCCGACGCATCTGGGTCATGTGCTGAAGGCTGTGCGGTCGGTCGAGGGTGTCTTCGACGTGTATCGGGTGACGCAGTAG
- a CDS encoding adenine phosphoribosyltransferase, producing the protein MRSLEQVLADGIRDIQDYPQPGVVFKDITPLLADHTGFAQVVQALAAAGTDDDGNPVVDKVVGIEARGFILAAPVALALGAGFVPVRKKGKLPGATYEESYALEYGEATIEVHQDAFTPGDRVLVIDDVLATGGTVEACLRLIRRCEAEVVGTAVLLELSFLPGRKRLEGEKVSSLLTV; encoded by the coding sequence ATGCGGTCGCTCGAGCAGGTTCTCGCCGACGGCATTCGCGACATCCAGGACTACCCGCAGCCGGGGGTGGTGTTCAAGGACATCACCCCGCTGCTGGCCGACCACACCGGCTTCGCGCAGGTGGTGCAGGCGCTGGCGGCCGCCGGGACGGACGACGACGGGAACCCGGTGGTCGACAAGGTGGTCGGGATCGAGGCGCGCGGGTTCATCCTGGCCGCCCCGGTCGCGCTCGCCCTCGGCGCCGGGTTCGTACCGGTGCGCAAGAAGGGCAAGCTGCCGGGGGCGACGTACGAGGAGTCGTACGCGCTGGAGTACGGCGAGGCGACCATCGAGGTGCACCAGGACGCGTTCACTCCGGGTGACCGGGTGCTGGTCATCGACGACGTCCTCGCCACCGGCGGCACTGTTGAGGCCTGCCTGCGCCTGATCCGCCGCTGCGAGGCGGAGGTCGTCGGTACCGCGGTCCTGCTGGAGCTGTCGTTCCTTCCGGGCCGCAAGCGCCTCGAAGGCGAGAAGGTCAGCTCCCTGCTCACGGTCTGA
- the secF gene encoding protein translocase subunit SecF: MSKLGQIGAKLHRGEVSYDFIGHRKFWFSLSIALVVISLGGLFARGLALGIEFKGGVEYDAAVKVTSSTVEDFTAAVKATNAKGLGDPVVTTINDNKVRVQTKPLAQADVGNVRAAIAKEAGIPAEQVTSQQIGASWGQQIANKAILALIVFLVLVFAVIWLYFREPKASMAAIIALIHDVTITVGVYALIGFDVTPATVIGVLTILGYSLYDTVVVFDKVRENTRGITGSNRFTYSDATNLAVNQTVVRSINTTVTALLPVGAILVVGTVVLGTGPLKDLSLALFVGIAVGAYSSIFIAPSLLAVFKEREPGMQALSKRVSAKKAQTAAAAKAAPVAVATAGAAPRSAVQDTPTPRKADRATGTAPTPSTRPMKATAAGRPQPTRKPRSKRGK; the protein is encoded by the coding sequence ATGTCGAAGCTCGGACAGATCGGTGCCAAGCTGCACCGCGGTGAGGTCTCCTACGATTTCATCGGTCACCGCAAGTTCTGGTTCAGCCTCTCGATCGCCCTGGTGGTCATCTCGCTGGGCGGCCTGTTCGCCCGCGGCCTGGCGCTCGGCATCGAGTTCAAGGGCGGCGTCGAGTACGACGCGGCCGTGAAGGTCACCTCCAGCACGGTCGAGGACTTCACCGCCGCGGTGAAGGCGACCAACGCCAAGGGCCTCGGCGACCCGGTCGTCACGACGATCAACGACAACAAGGTCCGGGTCCAGACCAAGCCGCTCGCGCAGGCGGACGTCGGCAACGTGCGGGCCGCGATCGCCAAGGAAGCCGGCATCCCCGCCGAGCAGGTGACGTCGCAGCAGATCGGCGCGTCCTGGGGTCAGCAGATCGCGAACAAGGCGATCCTCGCGCTGATCGTGTTCCTGGTCCTCGTGTTCGCGGTGATCTGGCTGTATTTCCGAGAACCCAAGGCCTCGATGGCGGCGATCATCGCGCTGATCCACGACGTCACGATCACGGTCGGCGTCTACGCGCTGATCGGCTTCGACGTGACACCGGCGACAGTGATCGGCGTACTGACGATCCTCGGTTACTCGCTGTACGACACCGTCGTGGTGTTCGACAAGGTCCGGGAGAACACCCGGGGCATCACCGGGTCGAACCGGTTCACGTACTCCGACGCGACCAACCTCGCGGTCAACCAGACGGTGGTCCGGTCGATCAACACCACGGTCACCGCTCTGCTCCCGGTCGGCGCGATCCTGGTCGTCGGCACGGTCGTGCTCGGCACCGGCCCGCTGAAGGACCTGTCGCTGGCGCTGTTCGTCGGTATCGCGGTCGGTGCGTACTCGTCGATCTTCATCGCGCCGTCGCTGCTCGCGGTCTTCAAGGAGCGCGAGCCGGGCATGCAGGCCCTGAGCAAGCGCGTGTCGGCGAAGAAGGCGCAGACCGCTGCCGCGGCCAAGGCGGCTCCGGTCGCGGTGGCCACGGCGGGAGCCGCGCCGCGTTCCGCCGTACAGGACACGCCTACGCCGCGGAAGGCGGATCGGGCCACGGGTACGGCGCCGACGCCGTCGACGCGGCCGATGAAGGCGACGGCGGCCGGGCGTCCGCAGCCGACGCGCAAGCCGCGGTCGAAGCGCGGTAAGTGA
- the secD gene encoding protein translocase subunit SecD, which translates to MVLLLGIMALTKTWKPKLGLDLRGGTTITLTASTFDGKGKVTADQMNEAKNIIGQRVNGAGVAEADITTSGANHINVAVPGATKESLVSQVGQTALLYFRIVLGAQATAPAPTPTATPTPGTTPKPTTTPKATTTPKASTTIKPTTSNTPKGRAWTSALADATPTPTPTPKASTTPKPSTPAATPSTPATSSGDPLNYTPDAATQAAFATFKCGDKQVDNPNTAIFSCDQNGQYKYLLGPAILAGTDLSDASAGIPQNGLQWQVNLKFTSEGGSKFLKATQNISQRGQGQNLFAIVLDGKTISTPSVDNPIPGGQAQITGTFTEAEARDLANVLKYGSLPVKFDISSVETVSPQLGGDQLSAGIWAGIIGLALVVIFCFLYYRGLGIVVVFSLVAAGILTGSLVILLGKAIGFTLTLAGIAGLIVAVGITADSFIIYFERLRDEVREGRSLRSSVETGWARAKHTIIAADSISLLAAVVLYVLAIGSVKGFAFTLGLTTLIDLLVVFMFTKPVVTLLARTDFFGHGHKMSGLDPEHLGVERLPGQMKPTARPRKTPSTRKPLGGEV; encoded by the coding sequence ATGGTCCTGCTGTTGGGCATCATGGCGCTGACCAAGACCTGGAAGCCCAAGCTCGGACTGGACCTGCGCGGTGGCACCACCATCACGCTGACTGCCAGCACGTTCGACGGCAAGGGCAAGGTCACCGCCGACCAGATGAACGAGGCGAAGAACATCATCGGTCAGCGGGTCAACGGCGCCGGTGTGGCCGAGGCCGACATCACGACCTCCGGTGCGAACCACATCAACGTGGCGGTCCCGGGCGCCACGAAGGAATCCCTGGTGTCGCAGGTCGGCCAGACCGCCCTGCTGTACTTCCGGATCGTGCTGGGGGCCCAGGCGACCGCGCCGGCACCTACGCCGACGGCGACTCCGACTCCGGGCACCACGCCGAAGCCGACGACGACGCCCAAGGCGACCACGACGCCGAAGGCCAGCACCACGATCAAGCCGACCACCAGCAACACCCCGAAGGGCCGGGCCTGGACCAGCGCGCTCGCGGACGCGACGCCGACGCCCACGCCGACCCCGAAGGCCAGTACGACGCCGAAGCCGAGCACCCCGGCCGCGACGCCGTCGACGCCGGCCACCTCCTCCGGCGACCCGCTGAACTACACGCCGGACGCGGCCACGCAGGCGGCCTTCGCGACGTTCAAGTGCGGCGACAAGCAGGTCGACAACCCGAACACGGCGATCTTCTCCTGCGACCAGAACGGGCAGTACAAGTACCTGCTCGGTCCGGCGATCCTGGCGGGTACCGACCTCTCGGACGCCAGCGCCGGCATCCCGCAGAACGGTCTGCAGTGGCAGGTCAACCTGAAGTTCACCAGTGAGGGCGGCAGCAAGTTCCTCAAGGCCACCCAGAACATCTCCCAGCGCGGCCAGGGCCAGAACCTGTTCGCGATCGTGCTGGACGGCAAGACCATCTCGACCCCGAGCGTCGACAACCCGATCCCGGGCGGCCAGGCGCAGATCACCGGTACCTTCACCGAGGCCGAGGCCCGCGACCTGGCCAACGTGCTGAAGTACGGCTCGCTGCCGGTCAAGTTCGACATCTCCTCGGTCGAGACCGTGTCGCCGCAGCTCGGCGGCGACCAGCTCTCGGCCGGTATCTGGGCCGGCATCATCGGCCTGGCCCTCGTCGTGATCTTCTGCTTCCTGTACTACCGCGGTCTCGGCATCGTCGTCGTGTTCTCGCTCGTCGCGGCAGGCATCCTCACCGGGTCTCTGGTGATCCTGCTCGGCAAGGCGATCGGCTTCACCCTGACGCTGGCCGGTATCGCCGGTCTGATCGTGGCGGTCGGTATCACCGCGGACTCGTTCATCATCTACTTCGAACGACTCCGCGACGAGGTGCGTGAAGGCCGCAGCCTGCGCTCCTCGGTGGAGACCGGCTGGGCCCGCGCCAAGCACACGATCATCGCGGCCGACTCGATCTCGCTGCTCGCCGCGGTGGTTCTGTACGTACTGGCGATCGGCAGCGTCAAGGGCTTCGCGTTCACGCTCGGCCTGACCACGCTGATCGACCTCCTCGTGGTCTTCATGTTCACCAAGCCGGTGGTCACGCTGCTGGCCCGGACCGACTTCTTCGGCCACGGCCACAAGATGTCCGGCCTGGATCCGGAGCATCTCGGCGTCGAGCGACTACCCGGACAGATGAAACCGACGGCCCGGCCGCGGAAGACCCCGTCGACGCGTAAGCCGCTGGGAGGGGAGGTCTGA
- the yajC gene encoding preprotein translocase subunit YajC — MQLLAVPMASSGGGGITLLLPLILIVGMIWFMSRTQKKQRQRQADTVAALAPGSKVITTSGLVGIVEETDGEYVTLEISEGVLVQVVKAAIGRVIPDDDAADDEATDSADEATDSADAGEESTDASKVDVPDTGRDKADGKVQDTPKLPPTHTEN; from the coding sequence ATGCAACTCCTCGCCGTACCGATGGCCTCCTCCGGGGGCGGCGGCATCACGCTGCTGCTACCGCTGATCCTGATCGTCGGAATGATCTGGTTCATGAGCCGCACGCAGAAGAAGCAGCGCCAGCGCCAGGCTGACACCGTCGCCGCGCTCGCCCCGGGTAGCAAGGTGATCACCACCAGCGGCCTGGTCGGCATCGTCGAGGAGACCGACGGCGAGTACGTGACGCTGGAGATCTCCGAGGGCGTGCTGGTTCAGGTCGTGAAGGCCGCCATCGGCCGGGTGATCCCGGACGACGACGCCGCCGACGACGAGGCCACCGACTCCGCCGACGAGGCCACCGACTCCGCCGACGCCGGCGAGGAGTCGACCGACGCCTCCAAGGTCGACGTACCGGACACGGGTCGTGACAAGGCCGACGGCAAGGTGCAGGACACGCCGAAGCTGCCGCCGACGCACACCGAGAACTGA
- the ruvB gene encoding Holliday junction branch migration DNA helicase RuvB: MEDNVRPLVSADAVDLEERKIESALRPRTLAEFGGQRRVSEQLELVLHAARGRNRAPDHVLLSGPPGLGKTTLAMIIASELSAPLRVTSGPAIQHAGDLAAILSGLSEGEVLFLDEIHRMSRPAEELLYMAMEDFRVDVIVGKGPGATAIPLEIPPFTLVGATTRAGLLPGPLRDRFGFTGHLEFYESAELEKIVNRSAALLEVDITPEGAAEIASRSRGTPRIANRLLRRVRDYAEVRADGIITLALAKSALELYEVDKMGLDRLDRSVLDALCRRFGGGPVGLSTLAVAVGEERETVEEVAEPFLVRSGYLARTPRGRVATPAAWRHIGLKVPKGATFADTLFDTDED; the protein is encoded by the coding sequence ATGGAAGACAACGTCCGGCCACTGGTCTCCGCCGACGCGGTGGATCTCGAGGAACGCAAGATCGAGTCCGCGCTCCGCCCGCGCACACTGGCCGAGTTCGGCGGTCAGCGCCGGGTCAGCGAGCAGCTCGAGCTGGTGCTGCACGCCGCCCGCGGGCGCAATCGGGCGCCTGACCACGTCTTGCTCTCCGGCCCTCCTGGCCTCGGGAAGACCACGCTGGCAATGATCATCGCCAGCGAGTTGTCGGCGCCGCTGCGCGTGACGAGCGGCCCGGCGATCCAGCACGCCGGCGACCTGGCCGCGATCCTGTCCGGGCTGAGCGAGGGCGAAGTGCTGTTCCTCGACGAGATCCACCGGATGTCGCGGCCGGCCGAAGAGCTGCTGTACATGGCGATGGAGGACTTCCGCGTCGACGTGATCGTCGGCAAAGGCCCGGGTGCGACCGCGATCCCGCTCGAGATCCCGCCGTTCACGCTGGTCGGGGCGACCACGCGGGCCGGTCTGCTGCCGGGGCCGCTGCGGGACCGGTTCGGGTTCACCGGTCACCTGGAGTTCTACGAGTCCGCCGAGCTGGAGAAGATCGTCAACCGCTCGGCCGCGCTGCTCGAGGTCGACATCACCCCGGAGGGCGCGGCGGAGATCGCGTCACGCTCCCGCGGTACGCCGCGTATCGCGAACCGGCTGCTCCGCCGGGTCCGCGACTACGCAGAGGTGCGGGCGGACGGCATCATCACTCTGGCACTCGCGAAATCGGCCCTCGAGCTGTACGAAGTGGACAAAATGGGCCTCGACCGGCTCGACAGGTCCGTTCTGGACGCTTTGTGCCGCCGATTCGGGGGCGGACCGGTCGGTCTTTCCACGCTGGCGGTTGCGGTCGGCGAAGAACGTGAGACCGTGGAGGAAGTGGCCGAACCATTTCTGGTCCGGTCGGGCTATCTGGCCCGTACGCCGCGCGGTCGCGTCGCCACGCCCGCGGCCTGGCGGCATATCGGGCTGAAGGTCCCGAAGGGCGCGACGTTCGCCGACACGCTCTTCGACACCGACGAAGACTAA
- the ruvA gene encoding Holliday junction branch migration protein RuvA, with protein sequence MIAFVRGPVAAIGVDSAVVEVGGVGLQVYCDPGTLAGLRPGQEARISTSMVVREDSLTLYGFADDDAKNLFELLQTASGVGPKLAQAALAVLSPDQLRQAVATEDLVVLVKVPGIGKKGAQRIVLELKDKIGAPSRTVAGRPLQTQEAWREQVAAGLVGLGYSARDAEDAVTAVSPLAADSPNPAVPDLLRAALRVLSKA encoded by the coding sequence ATGATCGCCTTTGTGCGTGGACCGGTGGCGGCCATCGGAGTGGACAGCGCCGTGGTCGAGGTCGGCGGAGTGGGCCTGCAGGTGTACTGCGACCCGGGCACGCTGGCGGGCCTGCGTCCGGGCCAAGAAGCCCGGATCTCCACGTCCATGGTGGTTCGCGAGGATTCGCTGACGTTGTACGGCTTCGCCGACGACGACGCGAAGAACCTGTTCGAGCTGCTCCAGACGGCGTCCGGCGTCGGCCCGAAGCTGGCCCAGGCGGCGCTCGCGGTGCTCAGCCCCGACCAGTTGCGCCAGGCGGTCGCGACCGAGGACCTCGTCGTCCTGGTGAAGGTGCCGGGGATCGGGAAGAAGGGCGCCCAGCGGATCGTGCTGGAGCTCAAGGACAAGATCGGTGCGCCGTCGAGGACGGTGGCCGGGCGTCCCCTGCAGACACAGGAGGCGTGGCGGGAGCAGGTGGCGGCGGGCCTGGTCGGCCTCGGCTACTCGGCCCGCGACGCCGAGGATGCGGTCACCGCAGTGTCACCACTCGCCGCCGACAGCCCCAACCCGGCCGTCCCCGACCTGCTGCGCGCTGCCCTGCGCGTGCTCTCCAAGGCGTAA
- the ruvC gene encoding crossover junction endodeoxyribonuclease RuvC — translation MRVLGVDPGLTRCGLGVVEGSPGKPPALVAVGVIRTPADLDVSKRLVQIEAELEEWIAKHKPDAVAVERVFAQHNVRTVMGTAQASGVAMVVAARRGLPVALHTPSEVKAAVTGSGRADKEQVTTMVTRILKLSERPTPADAADALALAICQVWRGGVASKLQEAASSRSNLEALAQAQSRLQMARLRAAVAAQQGKR, via the coding sequence ATGCGGGTGCTCGGCGTCGACCCGGGACTGACCCGGTGCGGCCTCGGCGTCGTCGAGGGTTCGCCGGGGAAGCCCCCTGCGCTGGTCGCCGTCGGAGTGATCCGGACGCCGGCCGATCTGGATGTGTCCAAGCGACTCGTCCAGATCGAGGCGGAGCTGGAGGAGTGGATCGCCAAGCACAAGCCGGACGCGGTCGCGGTCGAGCGAGTGTTCGCCCAGCACAACGTCCGGACGGTGATGGGGACGGCGCAGGCCTCTGGAGTGGCGATGGTCGTCGCGGCGCGCCGGGGGCTGCCGGTCGCGCTGCACACGCCGAGCGAGGTGAAGGCCGCGGTCACCGGATCGGGCCGGGCGGACAAGGAGCAGGTGACCACGATGGTCACTCGCATCCTCAAGCTGAGCGAGCGTCCGACACCCGCGGACGCCGCTGACGCGCTGGCGTTGGCGATCTGTCAGGTGTGGCGCGGTGGCGTGGCCAGCAAACTGCAGGAGGCTGCCTCCAGCCGGTCCAATCTGGAGGCGCTGGCGCAGGCGCAGTCCCGCCTGCAGATGGCAAGGTTGCGGGCTGCGGTGGCGGCCCAGCAGGGCAAGCGGTGA